The following proteins are encoded in a genomic region of Streptococcus gwangjuense:
- a CDS encoding adenylate kinase, with protein sequence MNLLIMGLPGAGKGTQAAKIVEQFHVAHISTGDMFRAAMANQTEMGVLAKSYIDKGELVPDEVTNGIVKERLSQDDIKETGFLLDGYPRTIEQAHALDKTLAELGIELEGVINIEVNPDSLLERLSGRIIHRVTGETFHKVFNPPVDYKEEDYYQREDDKPETVKRRLDVNIAQGEPIIAHYRAKGLVHDIEGNQDINDVFSDIEKVLTNLK encoded by the coding sequence ATGAATCTTTTGATTATGGGCTTACCTGGTGCAGGTAAGGGAACTCAAGCAGCAAAAATCGTAGAACAATTCCATGTTGCACATATCTCAACAGGTGATATGTTCCGGGCTGCTATGGCAAATCAAACTGAAATGGGTGTTCTTGCTAAGTCATACATTGACAAGGGTGAATTGGTTCCTGACGAAGTTACAAATGGAATCGTAAAAGAACGTCTTTCACAAGATGATATTAAAGAAACAGGATTCTTGTTGGATGGTTATCCACGTACAATCGAGCAAGCTCATGCCTTGGACAAAACATTGGCTGAACTTGGCATTGAACTAGAAGGTGTCATCAACATTGAAGTGAATCCAGATAGTCTCTTGGAACGTTTGAGCGGCCGTATCATCCACCGCGTAACTGGAGAAACTTTCCACAAGGTCTTTAACCCACCAGTTGACTATAAAGAAGAAGATTACTACCAACGTGAAGATGATAAGCCTGAGACAGTAAAACGTCGTTTGGATGTAAATATTGCTCAAGGAGAACCGATCATTGCTCACTACCGTGCCAAAGGTTTGGTTCATGACATCGAAGGTAATCAAGATATCAATGATGTCTTCTCAGATATCGAAAAAGTATTGACAAATTTGAAATAA
- the rpsM gene encoding 30S ribosomal protein S13 — protein MARIAGVDIPNDKRVVISLTYVYGIGLATSKKILAAAGISEDVRVRDLTSDQEDAIRREVDAIKVEGDLRREVNLNIKRLMEIGSYRGIRHRRGLPVRGQNTKNNARTRKGKAVAIAGKKK, from the coding sequence ATGGCTCGTATTGCTGGAGTTGACATTCCAAATGACAAACGCGTAGTAATCTCATTGACTTATGTTTATGGTATCGGACTTGCAACATCTAAGAAAATTTTGGCTGCTGCTGGAATCTCAGAAGATGTTCGTGTACGTGATCTTACATCAGATCAAGAAGATGCTATCCGTCGTGAAGTGGATGCAATCAAAGTTGAAGGTGACCTTCGTCGTGAAGTAAACTTGAACATCAAACGTTTGATGGAAATCGGTTCATACCGTGGTATCCGTCACCGTCGTGGACTTCCTGTCCGTGGACAAAACACTAAAAACAACGCTCGCACTCGTAAAGGTAAAGCTGTTGCGATTGCTGGTAAGAAAAAATAA
- the infA gene encoding translation initiation factor IF-1, producing the protein MAKDDVIEVEGKVVDTMPNAMFTVELENGHQILATVSGKIRKNYIRILAGDRVTVEMSPYDLTRGRITYRFK; encoded by the coding sequence GTGGCAAAAGACGATGTGATTGAAGTTGAAGGCAAAGTAGTTGATACAATGCCGAATGCAATGTTTACGGTTGAACTTGAAAATGGACATCAGATTTTAGCAACAGTTTCTGGTAAAATTCGTAAAAACTATATTCGTATTTTAGCGGGAGATCGTGTTACTGTCGAAATGAGTCCATATGACTTGACACGTGGACGTATCACTTACCGCTTTAAATAA
- the rpmJ gene encoding 50S ribosomal protein L36, with amino-acid sequence MKVRPSVKPICEYCKVIRRNGRVMVICPANPKHKQRQG; translated from the coding sequence ATGAAAGTAAGACCATCGGTCAAACCAATTTGCGAATACTGTAAAGTTATTCGTCGTAATGGTCGTGTTATGGTAATTTGCCCAGCAAATCCAAAACACAAACAACGTCAAGGATAA
- a CDS encoding type Z 30S ribosomal protein S14, whose translation MAKKSMIAKNKRPAKFSTQAYTRCEKCGRPHSVYRKFKLCRVCFRELAYKGQIPGVTKASW comes from the coding sequence ATGGCTAAAAAATCAATGATTGCTAAGAACAAACGTCCAGCGAAGTTCTCTACTCAAGCTTATACTCGTTGTGAAAAATGTGGTCGTCCACATTCAGTTTACCGCAAATTTAAACTTTGCCGTGTTTGCTTCCGTGAATTAGCTTACAAAGGACAAATCCCTGGTGTAACAAAAGCATCTTGGTAA
- the rpmD gene encoding 50S ribosomal protein L30, translating to MAQIKITLTKSPIGRIPSQRKTVVALGLGKLNSSVIKEDNAAIRGMITAVSHLVTVEEVN from the coding sequence ATGGCTCAAATTAAAATTACTTTGACTAAGTCTCCAATCGGACGCATTCCATCACAACGTAAAACTGTTGTAGCACTTGGACTTGGCAAATTGAACAGCTCTGTTATTAAAGAAGATAACGCTGCTATCCGTGGTATGATCACAGCAGTATCTCACTTGGTAACAGTTGAAGAAGTAAACTAA
- the secY gene encoding preprotein translocase subunit SecY, translated as MFFKLLREALKVKQVRSKILFTIFIVLVFRIGTSITVPGVNANSLNALSGLSFLNMLSLVSGNAMKNFSVFALGVSPYITASIVVQLLQMDILPKFVEWGKQGEVGRRKLNQATRYIALVLAFVQSIGITAGFNTLAGAQLLKTALTPQVFIMIGIILTAGSMIVTWLGEQITDKGYGNGVSMIIFAGIVASIPEMIQGIYVDYFVNVPSSRINSSIIFVIILIITVLLIIYFTTYVQQAEYKIPIQYTKVAQGAPSSSYLPLKVNPAGVIPVIFASSITAAPAAILQFLSATGHDWPWVRTAQEMLATTSPTGIAMYALLIILFTFFYTFVQINPEKAAENLQKSGAYIHGVRPGKGTEEYMSKLLRRLATVGSLFLGVISILPIVAKDIFGLSEAVAFGGTSLLIIISTGIEGIKQLEGYLLKRKYVGFMDRTE; from the coding sequence ATGTTTTTTAAATTATTAAGAGAAGCTCTTAAAGTCAAGCAGGTTCGATCAAAAATTTTATTCACAATTTTTATTGTTTTGGTTTTTCGTATCGGAACTAGCATTACAGTTCCTGGTGTGAATGCCAATAGCTTGAATGCTTTAAGTGGATTATCCTTCTTAAACATGTTGAGCTTGGTGTCAGGGAATGCCATGAAAAACTTTTCAGTTTTTGCTCTTGGTGTTAGTCCCTACATTACGGCTTCTATCGTTGTCCAGCTCTTGCAAATGGATATTTTACCAAAATTTGTAGAGTGGGGTAAACAAGGGGAAGTAGGTCGAAGAAAATTAAATCAAGCTACTCGTTATATTGCTCTTGTTTTAGCCTTTGTGCAATCTATCGGGATTACAGCTGGTTTTAATACTTTGGCTGGAGCTCAATTGTTGAAAACAGCTCTTACTCCACAAGTTTTTATCATGATTGGTATCATCTTAACAGCTGGTAGCATGATTGTGACTTGGTTGGGAGAGCAAATTACAGATAAGGGATACGGAAATGGTGTTTCTATGATTATCTTTGCCGGGATTGTTGCCTCAATTCCAGAGATGATTCAGGGCATCTATGTGGACTACTTTGTGAACGTCCCAAGTAGCCGTATCAACTCATCTATTATTTTTGTAATCATTTTGATTATTACTGTATTGTTGATCATTTACTTTACAACTTATGTTCAACAAGCAGAATACAAAATTCCTATCCAATATACTAAAGTTGCACAAGGTGCTCCATCTAGCTCTTACCTTCCTTTGAAGGTAAACCCTGCTGGAGTTATCCCTGTTATCTTTGCAAGTTCGATTACTGCAGCGCCTGCGGCTATTCTTCAGTTTTTGAGTGCTACAGGTCATGATTGGCCTTGGGTGAGAACAGCACAAGAAATGCTGGCAACAACTTCACCAACTGGTATTGCCATGTATGCTTTGTTGATTATTCTCTTTACATTCTTCTATACGTTTGTACAGATTAATCCTGAAAAAGCGGCAGAAAACCTACAAAAGAGCGGTGCCTATATCCACGGAGTCCGTCCTGGTAAAGGTACAGAAGAATATATGTCTAAACTTCTTCGTCGTCTTGCAACTGTTGGTTCCCTCTTCCTTGGTGTGATTTCCATATTACCGATTGTGGCAAAAGATATCTTTGGACTTTCAGAAGCAGTTGCTTTTGGAGGTACTAGTCTTTTGATCATTATCTCTACAGGTATTGAAGGAATCAAACAATTGGAAGGTTACCTATTGAAACGTAAGTATGTTGGTTTCATGGACAGAACAGAATAA
- the rplO gene encoding 50S ribosomal protein L15, producing the protein MKLHELKPAEGSRKVRNRVGRGTSSGNGKTSGRGQKGQKARSGGGVRLGFEGGQTPLFRRLPKRGFTNINAKEYAIVNLDQLNVFEDGAEVTPVVLIEAGIVKAEKSGIKILGNGELTKKLTVKAAKFSKSAEEAITAKGGSVEVI; encoded by the coding sequence ATGAAACTTCATGAATTGAAACCTGCAGAAGGTTCTCGTAAAGTACGTAACCGCGTTGGTCGTGGTACTTCATCAGGTAACGGTAAAACATCTGGTCGTGGTCAAAAAGGTCAAAAAGCTCGTAGTGGTGGCGGTGTACGTCTTGGTTTTGAAGGTGGACAAACTCCATTGTTCCGTCGTCTTCCAAAACGTGGATTCACTAATATCAACGCTAAAGAATACGCAATTGTGAACCTTGACCAATTGAACGTCTTTGAAGATGGTGCTGAAGTTACTCCAGTTGTTCTTATCGAAGCAGGAATTGTTAAAGCTGAAAAATCAGGTATTAAAATTCTTGGTAACGGTGAGTTGACTAAGAAATTGACTGTGAAAGCAGCTAAATTCTCTAAATCAGCTGAAGAAGCTATCACTGCTAAAGGTGGTTCAGTAGAAGTCATCTAA
- the rplR gene encoding 50S ribosomal protein L18, whose product MISKPDKNKLRQKRHRRVRGKLSGTADRPRLNVFRSNTGIYAQVIDDVAGVTLASASTLDKEVSKGTKTEQAVAVGKLVAERANAKGISEVVFDRGGYLYHGRVKALADAARENGLKF is encoded by the coding sequence GTGATTTCAAAACCAGATAAAAACAAACTCCGCCAAAAACGCCACCGTCGCGTTCGCGGAAAACTCTCTGGAACTGCTGATCGCCCACGTTTGAACGTATTCCGTTCTAATACAGGCATCTACGCTCAAGTGATTGATGACGTAGCGGGTGTAACGCTCGCAAGTGCTTCAACTCTTGACAAAGAAGTTTCAAAAGGAACTAAAACTGAACAAGCCGTTGCTGTCGGTAAACTCGTTGCAGAACGTGCAAACGCTAAAGGTATTTCAGAAGTGGTGTTCGACCGCGGTGGATATCTATATCACGGACGTGTGAAAGCTTTGGCTGATGCAGCTCGTGAAAACGGATTGAAATTCTAA
- the rplF gene encoding 50S ribosomal protein L6, producing the protein MSRIGNKVIVLPASVEITNNDNVVTVKGPKGELTREFSKDIEIRVEGTEVTLHRPNDSKEMKTIHGTTRALLNNMVVGVSEGFKKELEMRGVGYRAQLQGSKLVLAVGKSHPDEVEAPEGITFELPNPTTIVVSGISKEVVGQTAAYVRSLRSPEPYKGKGIRYVGEFVRRKEGKTGK; encoded by the coding sequence ATGTCACGTATTGGTAATAAAGTTATCGTGTTGCCTGCTAGTGTTGAAATCACTAACAATGACAACGTTGTAACTGTAAAAGGACCTAAAGGAGAACTTACTCGTGAGTTCTCAAAAGATATTGAAATCCGTGTGGAAGGTACTGAAGTAACCCTTCACCGTCCAAACGATTCAAAAGAAATGAAAACTATCCATGGAACTACTCGTGCCCTTTTGAACAACATGGTTGTTGGTGTATCAGAAGGATTCAAGAAAGAACTTGAAATGCGCGGGGTTGGTTACCGTGCACAACTTCAAGGATCTAAACTTGTTTTGGCTGTTGGTAAATCTCATCCAGACGAAGTTGAAGCTCCAGAAGGAATTACTTTTGAGCTTCCAAACCCAACAACAATCGTTGTTAGCGGAATTTCAAAAGAAGTAGTTGGTCAAACAGCTGCTTACGTACGTAGCCTTCGTTCACCAGAACCATATAAAGGTAAAGGTATCCGTTACGTTGGTGAATTCGTTCGCCGTAAAGAAGGTAAAACAGGTAAATAA
- the rpsH gene encoding 30S ribosomal protein S8 produces the protein MVMTDPIADFLTRIRNANQAKHEVLEVPASNIKKGIAEILKREGFVKNVEIIEDDKQGIIRVFLKYGPNGEKVITNLKRVSKPGLRVYKKREDLPKVLNGLGIAILSTSEGLLTDKEARQKNVGGEVIAYVW, from the coding sequence ATGGTTATGACTGACCCAATCGCAGACTTCCTAACTCGTATTCGTAACGCTAACCAAGCTAAACACGAAGTACTTGAAGTACCTGCATCAAACATCAAAAAAGGGATTGCTGAAATCCTTAAACGCGAAGGTTTTGTAAAAAACGTTGAAATCATCGAAGATGACAAACAAGGCATCATCCGTGTATTCCTTAAATACGGACCAAACGGTGAAAAAGTTATCACTAACTTGAAACGTGTTTCTAAACCAGGACTTCGTGTCTACAAAAAACGTGAAGACCTTCCAAAAGTTCTTAACGGACTTGGAATTGCTATCCTTTCAACTTCTGAAGGTTTGCTTACTGATAAAGAAGCACGCCAAAAGAATGTTGGTGGAGAAGTTATCGCTTACGTTTGGTAA
- the rpsE gene encoding 30S ribosomal protein S5 has translation MAFKDNAVELEERVVAVNRVTKVVKGGRRLRFAALVVVGDHNGRVGFGTGKAQEVPEAIRKAVDDAKKNLIEVPMVGTTIPHEVLSEFGGAKVLLKPAVEGSGVAAGGAVRAVVELAGVADITSKSLGSNTPINIVRATVEGLKQLKRAEEVAALRGISVSDLA, from the coding sequence ATGGCATTTAAAGACAATGCAGTTGAATTAGAAGAACGCGTAGTTGCTGTCAACCGTGTTACAAAAGTTGTTAAAGGTGGACGTCGTCTTCGTTTCGCAGCTCTTGTTGTTGTTGGTGACCACAACGGTCGCGTAGGATTTGGTACTGGTAAAGCTCAAGAAGTTCCAGAAGCAATCCGTAAAGCAGTAGATGATGCTAAGAAAAACTTGATCGAAGTTCCTATGGTTGGAACAACAATCCCACACGAAGTTCTTTCAGAATTCGGTGGAGCTAAAGTATTGTTGAAACCTGCTGTAGAAGGTTCTGGAGTTGCCGCTGGTGGTGCAGTTCGTGCCGTTGTGGAATTGGCAGGTGTGGCAGATATTACATCTAAATCACTTGGTTCTAACACTCCAATCAACATTGTTCGTGCAACTGTTGAAGGTTTGAAACAATTGAAACGCGCTGAAGAAGTTGCTGCCCTTCGTGGTATTTCAGTTTCTGATTTGGCATAA